In Streptomyces nojiriensis, the sequence AGGCCCTGAAGTCCCACCCCGACGTGTACGACGCCTTGGTGGCGGGGGTGCCGGACCCGACCTGGGGCAGCCACGTGGCCGCGGTGGTCCAGGTCCGGGAGGGCGCCGAGGCGCCGTCCCTGGACCAGATCCAGAGCCACTGCCGCACCAGGCTGGCGGGCTACAAGATCCCGCGGCAGCTGGTCATCGCGCCCGCCATCCAGCGGTCCCCGAGCGGCAAGGCGGACTACCGCTGGGCGAAGGCGGTGGCGACGGAGGCGGACACGGCATAGGCCGTCCCTTTCGGATCTTGTCGGCCCGGCGAGATCCGAAGGAGAGGACCTCGGAACCGTCCGGCGGCTCATGCGACGGTCGGACCATCGGCTCGTTGCGTCCGTTGGGGGGCGGGGTGATCTGACGCATGCCGAGTGGATCCCTCCACGCCGTACTTCAGTTCACCTCGGCGGGTCCTCGCCCGTGAGCCCGTCGACGGATTCGCGGATGAGATCGGCGTGACCGGCGTGGCGGGCGTACTCCTCGACGAGGTCGAGGAGAATGCGGCGGAGGTTGGGGCGTTCGCCGCTACGAGCGGTGTAGGCGCCGAGCTGGTCCAGCCCGCCCGTGCTGAGCGCCTTGTCGACGATGGCACGGGAGCGGGCGACCGATTCCTGCCAGAGAGCGCGCAGTTGCTCGGGGGTGTCCCCAGCCGCGGAGGAATGGTCCCAGTCGGGAGTGCTGTCCCAGTCGACGGTGTCCCAGGGAGCACCGGCGGGGGAGCCGAGCCACAGCCGGGCGAAGTGACCGTCCTCCACGTGCGCCAGGTGCTTGAGCAGACCGCCCAGGGTGATGGTGGACGTGCCGAGCGTGGCGCGAAGGCCGGAGGCGTCCAGGCCG encodes:
- a CDS encoding DinB family protein encodes the protein MTENEAEAEAWPEPPLAGTEAAAILGALERQRATLAWKCSGLDASGLRATLGTSTITLGGLLKHLAHVEDGHFARLWLGSPAGAPWDTVDWDSTPDWDHSSAAGDTPEQLRALWQESVARSRAIVDKALSTGGLDQLGAYTARSGERPNLRRILLDLVEEYARHAGHADLIRESVDGLTGEDPPR